In Helicobacter sp. 11S03491-1, the genomic stretch TTTTCCGCCTAATACAATTTCAAAATCACAAATTTTTTGCATATAAACAAAATCCAAATCACAAGCAGTAATGATGATTTTTTTAAAATTATAAATCTTTTTAAAATCATTTGCTACTTTTTGCCACAAAGGAAGAGATCCTAAACGTATCCATTGCTTTTTAATACGATAATGGGCGGGGGCTTGAGCGCAGAATCGACTTGAACTTCCTGCTGCCATTATGATTAAAGATAAATCTGATTTCTTATCTGACACCCTATATACTCCTATGTTGTAAAAACCTGTTACTAAATTATACACATTTAAATCTTTTTAAAAGCTTGAATTTTATTTATTTTGAAATTTTTGTTATAGGGTTTGATGTATAATTCAAAAAGATCAAGAAATATATTATTTTATGAAAGTGAGAGAAAATGAGGAAACAATGGGTAGCCCAACGCAAAAATGATACAATTAAAACGCAGCTATATTATGCTAAAAATGGCATAATTACCCCGGAAATGGAATATATTGCCAATAAAGAAAATCTCAAAGCAGAGATAATTCAAAAAGAAGTCGCCAAAGGGAGGCTTATTATCCCTGCTAATATTAATCATCTCAATCTGGAGCCAATGGGGATTGGTGTCGCATTGCGCACGAAGATTAATTCAAATATTGGAAGTTCTTCAATTATCAATTCTATTGATGAGGAAGTGGAGAAATTAAAAGTTTCTATCAAATATGGTGCAGATACAGTGATGGATCTTTCTACAGGTGGGAATTTGGATAAAATCAGAGAAGCAATTATCCGAGCATCTTCTGTGCCTATTGGGACCGTGCCTATTTATCAGATTCTTCATGATGTCAAAAACGATGTGATGAAACTAGATATTGATGTGATGTTAAAAGTCTTAAAAAAACAAGCCCAACAAGGTGTGAGTTATTTTACTATCCATTGTGGATTTTTGCTTGAACATATGCCTTATGTGAGTCGGAGAAAAATGGGGATTGTCAGTCGTGGGGGAAGTTTGATGGCAAGCTGGATGATGCATTATCACAAACAAAATCCTTTTTATGAAGCCTATGATGAAATTCTTGGAATTTGCAGAGAATATGATGTGAGTTTGAGTTTGGGAGATTCTCTCAGACCGGGTTGTTTGGCTGATGCAAGTGATGAGGCGCAATTTAGCGAACTCAAAGTATTAGGAGAGCTTGCAACAAGAGCTTATCAAGCTGATGTCCAAGTGATGATAGAAGGACCGGGTCATGTTCCTCTCAATCAAATAGAGAGGAATGTCAAATTACAAAAAGAATATTGTAACCAGGCGCCTTTTTATGTTTTGGGTCCATTGGTTACAGATATTGCAGCAGGATATGATCATATTGCAAGTGCTATAGGTGCTTGTGTAGCGGCATGGAAGGGAGTGGCAATGTTATGTTATGTAACACCTAAGGAGCATTTAGGCTTACCAAATGCAAAAGATGTGCGAGAAGGTATTTTGGCTTATAAAATTGCTGCTCATGCTGCTGATATTGCACGTGGAAGGATCAAAGCAAGAGAAAGAGATGATGCCATGAGTGATGCGCGTTATAGCTTTGATTGGAATAAACAATTTGAACTTGCTCTAGATCCTGAAAGAGCAAGAGAATATCATGATGAGGGCTTGCCTCAAGAGGTTTTTAAAGAGGCTGAGTTTTGCTCTATGTGCGGGCCAAAATTTTGTAGCTATAAAATCAGTCAAGAAATTTTCAAAGAATACAAAGAGGAAGTAACCCAGTGACATAACAATGATACTTAGGAAGAAACCTAAATATTAAATAAATAGTTAATTTTTTAAGTAATTGATCGGAAGGGGTGGGTTTGCTTGTTTTCTTTGTTTGGAAAACTTCATTATAAACAAAAAAACCCTTCATAAGTCTGTTGCATTTATAAAGATCCCTAAAGATAAAATGTGGAAAAACATTTTGAATGTAATGGTAGGGATGGTTTTTAAGATGACTTGATTTGTGTATTGTGTACTCAAGGGGAGTGGATTTGGAAATAAAATTAATGATTTTTCCAATATTTGCAGATCTCTATTCAATAGCCGCCTACTATGAACAATATCAATGCTATCTATCATTGAAAAAATGATTGAGAATGCTGATAAAGTAAGATTTAAGTAATGGAAAAATAGGGGATAGGGAACTTCATCAAAAAACTTCTGTTTTTTGGCGTGCCTATTTAGCATGCTTTTAACATTGATTTGAGGAAAGATACCTGCGGTCTATATTGCCTGATTTATATCCCGGAGACACTTTGTAAGGTTTGATCAAGACTATTATAATGTGTTTGGTGAAGCATTTTTGGAGAGATGATACTTCTACTCCGGTAACTCTCTAATATTTTCTAATCCGGGATCTTGAGGTAAATTCTCTGTCGCATTGAGTATTTTGCTTTGAATATCCGGAATTTCATCACTCATTACAAGGGATAATAATAGATTGATTATAGAAATTTTTTTGATCATAAAAAGTATTTTATAATATTAGTAATTATTATTATTTTATTTATTTGAAATGATCCTGAAATACAAATGAGGGAGTATTTAATAGAAATTTATAAACTTAGTGAATACTTCATTGAAGTTTGGCAGAAATTTTTTCTATGAAATATGGAGATATTTTGAGAGTTTATTTTGCATTAAGGTTTTATTGATTATAAGGTTTGTATATTTTATTATTTAAGGAAGATAATGATTACTCAAGACAAGATTTTAGAAGTGTTAAAAACAGTTATATACCCTAATTTTGAAAAAGATATTGTGAGTTTTGGTTTTGTCAAAAATATTACGTTGCATGAAGATAAATTAAGTCTCTTTCTTGACATCCCATCAAGCAACCCGGAAGTTGCCGGTCTGCTTGAAAAAGAAATAGAGACCAAAGTTGCAAAACTAGGTATCTTATCATTTCATATTGATATTAAAACTCCTCCAAAACCTGAACCCAAAGC encodes the following:
- the thiC gene encoding phosphomethylpyrimidine synthase ThiC — protein: MRKQWVAQRKNDTIKTQLYYAKNGIITPEMEYIANKENLKAEIIQKEVAKGRLIIPANINHLNLEPMGIGVALRTKINSNIGSSSIINSIDEEVEKLKVSIKYGADTVMDLSTGGNLDKIREAIIRASSVPIGTVPIYQILHDVKNDVMKLDIDVMLKVLKKQAQQGVSYFTIHCGFLLEHMPYVSRRKMGIVSRGGSLMASWMMHYHKQNPFYEAYDEILGICREYDVSLSLGDSLRPGCLADASDEAQFSELKVLGELATRAYQADVQVMIEGPGHVPLNQIERNVKLQKEYCNQAPFYVLGPLVTDIAAGYDHIASAIGACVAAWKGVAMLCYVTPKEHLGLPNAKDVREGILAYKIAAHAADIARGRIKARERDDAMSDARYSFDWNKQFELALDPERAREYHDEGLPQEVFKEAEFCSMCGPKFCSYKISQEIFKEYKEEVTQ